The DNA window TTATCTGGGGTATCGCGCCCGCGTACTTCAAGCTTATCTACTATGTTCCCGCCGATGAAATTCTGACTCACCGCGTGATCTGGTCCTTCTTCTTTATGGTGGCGCTGGTCAGCGTCAGCCGTCAGTGGCCGCAGGTTAAAAGACTGCTAAAAACGCCGAAAAAGGTGTTCCTGCTGGCGCTGTCTGCCGTGCTGGTAGGCGGCAACTGGCTGCTGTTTATCTGGGCGGTAAATAACCACCATATGCTGGAAGCCAGCCTGGGGTATTTTATTAACCCACTGGTGAATATTCTATTAGGGATGATCTTCCTCGGGGAGCGCTTTCGCCGGATGCAGTGGCTGGCGGTAATGCTGGCGGCCTGCGGCGTTCTGGTGCAGCTGTGGACCTTCGGCTCGCTACCGATCATCGCGCTGGGCCTGGCGTTCAGCTTTGCGTTCTACGGCCTGCTGCGTAAAAAGATCGCCGTCGATGCGCAAACCGGCATGCTGTTTGAAACCTTGTGGCTGCTGCCGGTCGCCGCGATTTATCTGTTCGGCATCGCTGATAGCCCGACCAGCCATATGGGTCAGAACCCATGGTCGCTGAACCTGCTGCTGATGGCAGCGGGCGTGGTGACCACCATCCCGCTGCTGTGCTTTACCGGCGCGGCAACACGTCTGCGCCTCT is part of the Klebsiella huaxiensis genome and encodes:
- the rarD gene encoding EamA family transporter RarD; the protein is MDAKQTRVGVLLALAAYFIWGIAPAYFKLIYYVPADEILTHRVIWSFFFMVALVSVSRQWPQVKRLLKTPKKVFLLALSAVLVGGNWLLFIWAVNNHHMLEASLGYFINPLVNILLGMIFLGERFRRMQWLAVMLAACGVLVQLWTFGSLPIIALGLAFSFAFYGLLRKKIAVDAQTGMLFETLWLLPVAAIYLFGIADSPTSHMGQNPWSLNLLLMAAGVVTTIPLLCFTGAATRLRLSTLGFFQYIGPTLMFLLAVTFYGEVPGADKMVTFAFIWVALAIFVMDAIYTIRRTRRA